CGCTGATCATGGCCAAGCTGCGTATAGCGTTGGTGGCCGGAGAAGCTTCCGGCGACATTCTCGGTGCAGGCCTCATGCGAGCCCTTAAGGTCCAGCATCCAGCGGTTGAGTTCATCGGTGTCGGCGGTCCGCTGATGCAGGCTGAAGGCCTCACGTCTTACTTTCCCATGGAGCGCCTGTCGGTCATGGGGCTGGTGGAGGTGCTGGGCCGTTTGCGCGAGCTGCTGGCCCGCCGCAAAAAGCTGATTCAGACCCTGATCGAAGAAAAGCCAGACGTCTTTATCGGAATCGATGCGCCGGACTTCACACTCAATATTGAACTCAAGTTGCGTCGGGCCGGGATCAAGACCGTGCATTACGTCAGCCCGTCCGTGTGGGCGTGGCGGCAAAAGCGCGTGCTGAAGATTCGTGAAGGCTGCGACCTGATGCTGACCCTGCTGCCGTTCGAGGCCCGGTTCTACGAAGAAAAGGGCGTGCCGGTGCGGTTTGTCGGCCACACCCTGGCTGACACTATCCCGCTCGAGGCGGACCGTGCTGGCGCTCGCGCCGAATTGGGCTTGCCTGACGGGCCGCTGGTGGCCTTGATGCCGGGCAGCCGTGGTGGCGAAGTCGGGCGACTCGGCGCACTGTTTTTTGATGCCGCCGAACGGCTGCAAGCCCTGAAGCCAGGCGTGCGCTTCGTATTGCCATGCGCCAGCCCTCAGCGTCGTGTGCAGATTGAGGAATTGCTGGTAGGGCGCAACTTGCCGTTGACCCTGCTCGACGGCGGCTCGCACCTGGCGTTGGCCGCGTGCGATGCGGTGTTGATCGCCTCCGGCACTGCGACCCTGGAAGCCTTGCTCTACAAACGCCCGATGGTCGTGGCCTATCGCTTGGCGCCGCTGACCTACTGGATTCTCAAACGTATGGTCAAAAGCCCCTACATCTCTTTGCCCAACTTACTCGCCCAGCGCCTGCTGGTGCCTGAATTGTTGCAGGACGATGCAACGCCTGAAGCCCTGGCGCAAACCCTGCTCCCGTTGATCGATGGCGGCGACGAACAAACCCGTGGTTTTGACGAAATTCACCGCACCTTGCGCCGTGATGCATCGAACCAGGCGGCAGAGGCTGTGCTGACCTTGATCGGCCATAAACAGGAAGCCCTATGAAGACGCAAATGGGCCTGGATTTCAGCCTGGTCGCCGATGCCCTGGACCTGGTGGCCGGCGTTGATGAAGTGGGCCGCGGCCCGCTGTGCGGCGCAGTCGTCACCGCTGCGGTGATTCTCGACCCGAACCGTCCGATCCTCGGCCTCAACGATTCGAAAAAACTCACTGAAGCCCGTCGCGAAAAACTCTATGACGAGATCTGTGAGAAAGCCCTGAGCTGGCACATTGCTCGGGCTGAGGTCGAGGAAATCGACAACCTGAATATCCTGCACGCCACCATGCTGGCCATGCAGCGCGCCATTGAAGGCCTGCACATCACGCCAAAAATGGCGATGATCGACGGCAACCGCTGCCCCAAGCTGACAATGCCGGCAGAGGCAGTGGTCAAGGGCGACAGCAAGGTGCCGGCGATTGCCGCCGCCTCGATCCTGGCGAAGGTCAGCCGTGACCGAGAAATGGCGGCTTTCGAATTGATCTATCCCGGCTACGGCATTGGCGGGCACAAAGGCTATCCGACGCCCGTTCATCTGGAAGCTTTGGCTCGCCTGGGCCCAACCCCGATCCATCGCCGCTCGTTCGCCCCGGTTCGCCAGGCTTACGAGGCCCGGGAAAGCTTGATCGAGGTTTAGCAGCAAGGCTGATGTTTTTGCCAAGGCCCGGTACAATCCGGGCCTTGTTGTTTCCACGTTTTGTACAGGATCACTATGCCGGCTTCATTCGTTCACCTGCGCCTGCACACTGAATACTCCCTGGTCGACGGCCTGGTACGGATCAAACCCCTGGTCAAAACCCTGGTGGGCATGAACATGCCTGCCGTAGCGGTAACCGACCAGAACAACATGTGTTCCCTGGTCAAGTTCTACAAGGCCGCCATGGGCGCCGGCATCAAGCCGATCTGCGGCGCCGACCTGTGGCTGTCGAACAAGGACCCGGATAACCCACTGAGCCGCATCAGCCTGTTGGCGATGAACGGTGTCGGTTATCGAAACCTCACCGAACTGATTTCCCGTGGCTTTATCGATGGCCAGCGCAACGGCTCGATCATCATCGAGCGCGAATGGGTGGCTGAAGCCAGCGAAGGGCTGATCATGCTCTCGGCGGCTAAAGAGGGTGAAATCGGCATCGCGCTGTTGGGCGGCAACCCTCAGGAGGCGGAGGTCCTCGCGCGCGAGTGGATGGAGGTGTTCCCCAACCGTTTCTACCTGGAAATCCAGCGCACCAACCGCCCCAACGACGAAGAGCAGTTGCACGCCGCCGTGGCCCTGGCTGAAAAGCTCGGCGCGCCGCTGGTCGCAACCAACGATGTGCGGTTTATCAAGAAAGAAGATTTCGAGGCCCACGAAACCCGCGTGTGCATCGGTGAAGGCCGGGCGCTGGACGATCCGCGCCGCTCGAAAAACTACAGTGAAGAGCAGTACCTCAAAAGCGCCGATGAAATGGCCGAGCTGTTCAGCGACCTGCCCGAGGCCCTGGAAAACTCCGTCGAAATCGCCAAGCGCTGCAATATTGAAGTGAAGCTGGGCAAGCACTTCCTGCCCAACTTCCCGATTCCCGATGGCATGACCATCGATGAATACTTCCGCAAGGTCTCGTTTGACGGCCTTGAAGATCGTCTGAGCGTCCTGCTGCCCAAGGACACCACCGAAGATTACGAAGCCAAGCGCCAGGTGTACGTCGACCGGCTGAATTTCGAGCTGGATATCATTATCCAGATGGGGTTCCCCGGTTACTTCCTGATCGTAATGGACTTTATCCAGTGGGCCAAAAGCAACGGCGTGCCGGTAGGTCCTGGCCGTGGATCGGGTGCCGGGTCGCTGGTGGCCTATGTACAGAAGATCACCGACCTCGACCCGCTGGAATATGACCTGCTGTTCGAACGGTTCCTTAACCCGGAACGGGTATCGATGCCCGACTTCGACGTCGACTTCTGCATGGACGGTCGCGACCGGGTCATTGAATATGTGGCCGAGAAGTACGGCCGCAACGCCGTAAGCCAGATCATCACCTTTGGTTCCATGGCGGCGAAAGCGGTAATCCGTGACGTGGCCCGGGTGCAGGGCAAGTCCTACGGCCTGGCTGACCGCCTGTCGAAGATGATTCCGTTCGAAGTCGGCATGACCCTGGAAAAAGCCTACGAGCAGGAAGAAATCCTGCGGGACTTCATCAAGGTCGATGAAGAAGCAGCCGAAATCTGGGACATGGCGCGCAAGCTCGAAGGCGTGGTGCGTAACGTCGGTAAACACGCCGGTGGTGTGGTAATTGCTCCGACCAAGCTGACTGACTTTTCGCCGATCTATTGCGACGAAGAAGGTGGCGGCCTGGTAACCCAGTTCGACAAGGACGACGTGGAGGCGGCCGGCCTGGTGAAGTTCGACTTCCTCGGCCTGCGTACCCTGACCATCATCGACTGGGCACTGAAGACCATCAACCGCGAGCGGGCGAAGATCGACGAGCCGCCGCTGGACATCGCCTTCATCCCGCTGGACGACAAGCCGACGTACCAGTTGCTGCAAAAAGCCGAGACCACGGCGGTGTTCCAGCTTGAGTCGCGCGGCATGAAAGAGCTGATCAAAAAGCTCAAGCCCGACTGCCTGGAAGACTTGATCGCACTGGTGGCGCTGTTCCGTCCGGGCCCGCTGCAATCGGGCATGGTGGACGACTTCATCAACCGTAAGCACGGGCGTGCCGAGCTGGCTTACCCGCACTCCGACTACCAGTACGAAGGTCTCAAGCCCGTATTGGCACCGACCTACGGCATCATCCTGTACCAAGAACAGGTCATGCAGATTGCCCAGGTGATGGCCGGCTACACCCTTGGCGGCGCGGACATGCTGCGTCGAGCCATGGGTAAGAAAAAACCCGAGGAGATGGCCAAGCAGCGCGGCGGCTTCATTGAAGGTTGCGCGAGCAACAACATCGACGCCGACCTGGCCGGTAACATTTTCGACCTGGTGGAGAAGTTCGCCGGTTACGGCTTCAACAAATCCCACTCCGCCGCCTACGGCCTGGTGTCTTACCAGACTGCCTGGCTGAAGGCCCATTACCCGGCGCCGTTCATGGCCGCGGTACTGTCTGCGGATATGCACAACACCGACAAGGTCGTGACCTTGATCGAAGAAGTGCGCACCATGAAGCTGCGCCTTGACGCGCCAGACGTGAACGCTTCCGAGTTCAAGTTCACGGTGAACGACGAAGGCCGCATCATTTATGGCCTTGGCGCGATCAAAGGCGTGGGCGAAGGCCCGGTGGAAGCGATTACCGAAGCGCGCCAGGACGGGCCATTCAAGGACCTGTTCGACTTCTGCGCGCGGGTCGACCTCAAGCGCATCAACAAACGTACCCTTGATGGCTTGATCCGCAGCGGCGCCCTGGATCGTCTGGGCCCGTACTTCCATGATGAGCCGAAGGCCTACCAGGCCAACATCGACCGCAATCGCGCGGTGTTGCTGACCGCCATGGAAGAAGCGATCAAGGCCGCCGAGCAGACCGCGCGCACCCACGACAGCGGCCACGCCGACCTGTTTGGCGGGCTGTTCGTCGAAGCAGACGCCGACGTCTACGCCAACCACCGCAAGGCCAAGGACCTGACCCTCAAGGAACGCCTCAAGGGCGAGAAGGACACCCTGGGCCTGTACCTTACCGGCCACCCGATTGACGAATACGAAGGTGAAATCCGGCGCTTCGCCCGCCAGCGCATCATCGACCTCAAGCCGGCGCGAGACACGCAGACCGTCGCGGGCATGATCATCGCCCTGCGGGTGATGAAGAACAAAAAGGGCGACAAGATGGGCTTCATCACCCTCGATGACCGCTCGGGCCGGATCGAAGCGTCGCTGTTTGCCGACGCATTTCATTCCGCCCAGTCGCTGTTGCAGACCGACGCGATGGTGGTGGTGGAAGGGGAAGTCAGCAACGACGACTTCTCCGGCGGCCTGCGCCTGCGGATCAAGCGCGTGATGAGCATGGAAGATGCCCGCACCAACCTGGCCGAAAGCCTGCGCCTGAAAGTGCGCACCGATGCGCTCAAAGGTGATCAGCTACGCTGGCTGGGTGACCTGCTCAAGCGTCATCGCGGCGCGTGCCCGGTCACCATGGAGTACACCGGCAACGATGCCAAGGCCATGCTGCAGTTCGGCGAGACCTGGAGAATCGACCCGGCGGATGGCTTGATTCAAGCATTGCGTGACCAGTTCGGGCGTGACAACGTCTTCCTCCAATACCGTTGATGTGTCGGCGATATCAAATCGCCAGATCTCGACCGAACATTTAATCTCGACCTGAACGCGCCTCTCCCTTAAGGTAGGGCGCGAATAGACAACCGGCTGGCCAGGCACTCCTTGGCCGTCGACCCAAGACGGACGCTTATGAACCCGAATTTTCTTGATTTCGAACAGCCGATCGCTGACCTGCAAGCCAAGATCGAAGAACTGCGCCTGGTCGGCAATGACAATTCGCTGAACATCGGCGATGAGATCTCTCGCCTGCAAGACAAGAGCAGCACGCTCACCGAAGACATCTTCGGCAAGCTGACCAGCTGGCAGATCGCGCGCCTGGCCCGCCACCCGCGCCGTCCGTACACCCTGGACTATATCGAGCACATCTTCACCGAGTTCGATGAACTGCACGGCGACCGTCACTTCTCCGACGACGCGGCCATCGTGGGCGGTATTGCCCGCCTGGACGACCAGCCTGTGATGGTGATCGGTCACCAGAAAGGCCGCGAAGTGCGCGAAAAAGTTCGCCGCAACTTCGGCATGCCGCGCCCCGAAGGTTACCGCAAGGCTTGTCGCCTGATGGAAATGGCCGAGCGCTTCAAGATGCCGATCCTGACCTTCATCGACACACCGGGCGCCTATCCGGGTATCGACGCTGAAGAGCGCAACCAAAGCGAAGCCATTGCCTGGAACCTGCGCGTGATGGCGCGCCTGAAGACGCCGATCATCGCTACCGTGATTGGTGAAGGCGGTTCCGGCGGCGCATTGGCAATTGGCGTCTGCGACCAACTGAACATGCTGCAATATTCGACCTACGCGGTGATCTCGCCGGAAGGCTGCGCCTCGATCCTGTGGAAAACCGCCGAGAAAGCGCCAGACGCTGCCGAAGCCATGGGCATCACCGCTGATCGCCTCAAAGGCCTGGGTATCGTGGACAAAGTGATCGGCGAGCCATTGGGCGGCGCTCACCGCGACCCGGCTGCCGCTGCCGCGACCATTCGTGCCGAACTCAGCTCGCAACTGGCGATGCTCAAGAAGTTCGACAACGAGGCGCTGCTGGCCCGTCGTTACGAGCGACTGATGAGCTACGGCCTCTAAGCCGACGTAATACCAACCTGTAGGAGCTGGCTTGCCAGCGATGGCGGCCCTGAGTTGTGCGATGTCCTCGCGGGCTTCATCGCCGGCAAGCCGGCTCCTACAGTTGCGATTTCGTTCGCACGGTACTCTTCGATGAAACCCTTCAAGCCGAGCCTGTCCCTAAAACTTCTGCAAGCCCTCGCGCCCTGGCGCAAAGCCCCGACTTGGCATATCGCCTTTTCTGGCGGCCTCGACTCCACTGTCCTGCTACACCTTTTGGCCACTCTGGCCAAAACCGAAAAACTCCCACCACTCAGCGCGCTCCATATCCACCATGGGTTGCAAGCTGCGGCTGATGCGTGGCCGGATCATTGTCAGACCGTATGCGATGCCTTGGGCGTGTCACTGCGGATCATCCACGTGCAGGTACAGCCCGGCGCAAGTCTTGAGCGCGCCGCCCGTGAGGCGCGGTATCAAGCGTTTGCCGAGGCCACCGGGGCAGGGGCGGTGCTGGTCACGGCCCAGCACCGCGACGACCAGGCCGAAACCTTGCTGTTTCGCTTGTTGCGCGGCGCGGGTGTGCGTGGGTTGGCGGCAATGCCTGCGCAGCGCCCAATGGGCGCGGGTTTTTTGGTGCGACCCTTGCTGGATGTATCTCGCGCCGACCTGGAGGCCTACGCCCGCGAGCAACAATTGAGCTGGATCGAAGACCCTTCCAACGCTGATCCGCGTTTTTCCCGCAATTACTTGCGCCACCATGTTTTTGCGCAGTTGACCGAGCGCTGGCCCCAGGCTGTCAGCACCATGGCCCGTAGCGCCGAACACTTGAGCGAAGCCCATGGCCTGCTCGAAGAACTGGCACAAATGGACCTGCTGGCCGCCAGCCAGGCTTCGGCATTTCCCTGGCTGGCGTTGCCGTCGCTGGCACTTGAACCGCTTTGCGCGCTCTCTGAGGCCCGCCAGCGCAATGCGCTGAGGCATTGGCTGGCACCGCTGACCCGCTTGCCCGACAGCGAGCACTGGGCCGGTTGGCAGGCCTTGCGCGATGCCAAGGAAGACGCACAGCCGCTGTGGTGCCTGGCCGATGGCCAGTTACACCGTTGCGCTGGGCATATCTGGTGGTTACCCGCCAGTTGGTCGGAATTTTCAGACGCGCCGGTGAGCTGGCCACACCCGCAAAACCCACTACAGTTATCCGGTAACGGCCAACTGCATTTCAGCGGCAGCGCGCCCGAAGGGACCTTGAGCATCCGTTATCGCCAGGGCGGCGAAATCATCGAGTTGCCAGGCCGGGGCCGGCGCGACCTGAAGCGGTTGCTTAACGAAAGTGCGGTGCCAGGCTTCATCCGTGGCAGATTGCCGCTGCTGTATCAGGGCCAACAATTGCTGGCTGTGGCCAACCTGCCGGGGCTTTCGGCAGGTCGCCATAACGGCTGGCAATTACATTGGATGCCACCAACCTGCGATCAAGGTTTGAGCTGATAGAGCCTTTCCGGTAGACTACGCTCCCTTCTTGATACAACTTCTGTGGATTCGCCTGAATCGCAGCAGTTGCCGATTACCAAGCAGTCTTTGCTGGGCGATTCCAAAAAATGTGTAGCGATCAACGTACCGGTGTTTCATTGCTGGTCTGTCACAACGCGGCGGTTTTTTTGAAAGGTGCACTGTGATTAATGCAGGTGATCGGGGGCTTCGGCCTTCCTTCGCTTTCCCCGGCGGCTCGGACCGCTTTAACGCAGACTTCTAGGGTTTTTCATGACGCGCTACATATTCGTCACGGGCGGTGTTGTTTCTTCATTGGGGAAAGGCATTGCCTCCGCTTCATTGGCGGCCATCCTGGAGGCGCGGGGACTTAAGGTCACCATGCTCAAGCTGGACCCGTACATCAACGTTGACCCGGGCACCATGAGCCCGTTCCAGCACGGTGAAGTGTTCGTCACCCACGACGGCGCCGAGACTGACCTGGACCTGGGCCACTACGAGCGGTTCATCCGCACGACCATGACCCAGAACAACAACTTCACCACCGGCCGTGTCTACGAGCACGTGCTGCGCAAGGAGCGCCGTGGTGACTACCTGGGTGCAACCATCCAGGTGATCCCGCACATCACCGACGAAATCAAGCGCCGCATCATCAAGGGTGCAGGCGATGCCGACGTGGCAATGGTCGAGATCGGTGGCACCGTAGGTGACATCGAATCCCAGCCGTTCCTCGAAGCCATCCGCCAGTTGCGTTTCGAAGTCGGCGCCAAGCGCGCGATGCTGATGCACCTGACTCTGGTGCCGTACATCGCCACCGCCGGCGAAACCAAAACCAAGCCTACCCAGCACTCGGTCAAGGAACTGCGTTCCATCGGCCTGCAGCCGGACGTGCTGGTTTGCCGCTCCGACCACGCGATCGACATCGCGTCGCGTCGCAAGATCGCCCAGTTCACCAACGTTGAAGAACGTGCGGTAATCGCCCTGGAAGACGCCGACACCATCTACAAGATCCCGGGCATCCTGCATTCCCAGGGGCTGGATGATTTTGTCGTCGAGCGTTTCGGCCTGCAGTGTGGCGGCGCCGATCTGTCCGAGTGGGAAGCTGTGGTCGACGCCAAGCTCAACCCTGAGCATGAAGTCACCATCGCCATGGTCGGCAAGTACATGGAACTGCTGGACGCCTACAAGTCGCTGATCGAAGCGATGAGCCACGCGGGCATCAGCAACCGTACCAAGGTCAACCTGCGCTACATCGACTCCGAAGACATCGAAAACCAGGGCACTGCGCTGCTGGAAGGCGTTGACGCCATCCTGGTTCCAGGCGGCTTCGGTCTGCGTGGCGTGGAAGGCAAGATCACGGCCGTCCAGTACGCTCGTGAGAACAAGGTGCCGTACCTGGGTATCTGCCTGGGCATGCAAGTGGCGGTCATCGAGTTCGCCCGTAACGTGATGGGCTGGAAGGATGCCAACTCCACCGAGTTCGATCGCACCAGCGGCCACCCGGTCGTGGGCCTGATCACCGAATGGGAAGATGCCACCGGCGCCGTCGAAACCCGTACCGAAACCTCCGACCTGGGCGGCACCATGCGCCTCGGCGCGCAGGATTGCCTGCTGGAGCCGGGTTCCCTGGTTCACGATTGCTACGGCAAGGACGTGATCGTCGAGCGTCACCGTCACCGCTACGAAGTGAACAACAACCTGCTGCCGAAAATCATCGAAGCCGGCCTGAAAATCTCCGGTCGTTCCGGTGATGGCGCGCTGGTTGAAGTGGTTGAAGCAGCGGATCATCCATGGTTCGTGGCTTGCCAGTTCCACCCGGAGTTCACCTCGACCCCGCGCGACGGTCACCCGTTGTTCAGCGGCTTCGTTAAAGCAGCACTGACGCAACATCAGAAGAAGGCGTAAACCTGATGGCCCAGAAGATCATTCGCGTAGGCGACATCGAGATTGCCAACGACAAGCCCATGGTGCTGTTCGGCGGCATGAACGTGCTGGAAAGCCGCGACATGGCGATGCAGGTCTGTGAAGAGTACGTGAAGGTGACCGAGAAGCTCGGTATCCCCTACGTGTTCAAGGCCAGCTTCGACAAGGCCAACCGTTCGTCCGTGACCTCTTATCGCGGCCCGGGCCTTGAAGAAGGCATGCGGATCTTCCAGGACATCAAGCAAGCCTTCGGCGTGCCGATCATCACCGACGTCCACGAGCCGGAACAAGCGGCCGTGGTCGCCGAGGTGTGCGACATCATCCAGTTGCCGGCCTTCCTGTCGCGCCAGACCGACCTTGTGGTCGCCATGGCCAGGACCGGCGCTGTGATCAATATCAAGAAAGCCCAGTTCCTCGCGCCCCAGGAAATGAAACACATCCTGAGCAAGTGTGTGGAGGCGGGTAACGACCAGTTGATCCTTTGCGAGCGTGGTTCGAGCTTCGGCTACAACAACCTCGTGGTGGACATGCTCGGTTTCGGCATCATGAAACAGTTCGAATACCCGGTGTTCTTCGACGTGACCCACGCACTGCAAATGCCCGGTGGTCGCGCCGACTCCGCTGGCGGGCGCCGTGCCCAGGTACTGGACCTGGCCAAGGCCGGTATCAGCCAGTCACTGGCAGGCCTGTTCCTGGAAGCTCACCCAGACCCGGACAACGCCAAGTGCGACGGCCCGTGCGCCCTGCGCCTGGACAAGCTGGAGCCATTTTTGGCCCAGTTGAAGCAGTTGGACGAACTGGTCAAGAGTTTTCCTGGCGTCGAAACCGCGTAATATCGGCGAACCAATTTCTGTAGGAGCCGGCTTGCCGGCGATGGCGCCCTCAAGCCTTGCGGCGATGCAGCCGGCCTCATCGCCGGCAAGCCGACTCCTACAAAAAGCAATGTGACCCACAAGTTATATCGAGCGGTATAGAGCGTTTTCGTCAACTTTGGAGTGTTTACAACAATGGCAAAAATCGTCGACATCAAAGGTCGTGAAGTTCTCGACTCCCGTGGCAACCCTACCGTCGAAGCCGACGTGCTTCTCGATAACGGCATCATCGGTAGCGCCTGCGCGCCGTCCGGTGCTTCCACAGGTTCCCGCGAAGCGCTGGAACTGCGCGATGGCGACAAGAGCCGTTACCTGGGCAAGGGTGTACTCAAGGCGGTAGCCAACATCAATGGCCCGATCCGTGACCTGCTGCTGGGCAAGGACCCTGTTGACCAGAAAGCCCTTGATCACGCGATGATCAAGCTCGACGGTACCGAAAACAAAGGCAGCCTGGGCGCCAACGCTATCCTCGCCGTGTCGCTGGCTGCTGCCAAGGCCGCTGCACAGGACCAGGACCTGCCGCTGTACGCCCACATCGCCAACCTGAACGGCACCCCGGGTGTGTACTCGATGCCGGTACCGATGATGAACATCATCAACGGCGGCGAGCACGCGGACAACAACGTCGACATCCAGGAATTCATGGTGCAGCCGGTTGGCGCCAAGACCTTCTCCGAAGGCCTGCGCATGGGCACCGAGATTTTCCATCACCTCAAGGCTGTACTGAAGGCCCGTGGCCTGAGCACAGCAGTGGGTGACGAAGGTGGTTTCGCGCCGAACCTGGCGTCCAACGAGGATGCACTGAAAGTCATCTCCGAAGCCGTGGCCAACGCTGGCTACAAGCTGGGCACCGACGTGACCCTGGCCCTGGACTGCGCGGCCAGCGAATTCTACGAAGACGGCAAGTACAACCTGTCCGGTGAAGGCCACGTATTCACCTCTGAAGGGTTTGCCGACTACCTCAAGGGCCTGACCGAGCGCTACCCGATCATCTCCGTTGAAGATGGCCTGGACGAGTCCGACTGGGCGGGCTGGAAAATCCTCACCGACAAGATCGGCGAGAAAATCCAACTGGTTGGCGACGACCTGTTCGTGACCAACACCGAGATCCTGAAAGAAGGCATCGACAAGAAGATCGCCAACTCGATCCTGATCAAGTTCAACCAGATCGGCACCCTGACCGAAACCCTGGAAGCCATCCAGATGGCCAAGGCTGCGGGCTACACTGCCGTGATCTCCCACCGCTCCGGCGAAACCGAAGATTCGACCATTGCCGACCTGGCCGTGGGCACTTCGGCTGGGCAGATCAAGACCGGTTCCCTGTGCCGCTCCGATCGCGTTTCCAAGTACAACCAATTGCTGCGTATCGAAGAGCAACTGGGCGCCAAAGCCAAATACAACGGTCGCAGCGAGTTTCGCGGCTGATTGTTAAATGGTAAAAGGTCAGCGGATTACGTCGGAAAAATCACGACAACGTGAATTTCGACGCTAATCTCATGACTAACAAGCACAAGCCTGGTTAATCCAGGCTTCGTGCTATCAGTTGCTTCAAAAGTTTTGCATGGCTGTCTTTTTTCACTGGATACCCGATATTCGATGCGCAGTCCCAATTGGTTGTTCCTCGTCTTGCTCTTGCTGCTGGCTGGCCTGCAGTACCGCCTATGGGTGGGGAACGGCAGCTTGGCGCAGGTCACCGAACTGACCCAGCAAATTGCCGCACAGCACGCCGAAAACGAGGTGTTGCTGGAGCGCAACCGTGTGCTCGACGCTGAAGTGCTTGAACTGAAAAAAGGCATGGAGACCGTTGAAGAACGGGCTCGCCATG
This genomic window from Pseudomonas sp. Bout1 contains:
- a CDS encoding CTP synthase, with the protein product MTRYIFVTGGVVSSLGKGIASASLAAILEARGLKVTMLKLDPYINVDPGTMSPFQHGEVFVTHDGAETDLDLGHYERFIRTTMTQNNNFTTGRVYEHVLRKERRGDYLGATIQVIPHITDEIKRRIIKGAGDADVAMVEIGGTVGDIESQPFLEAIRQLRFEVGAKRAMLMHLTLVPYIATAGETKTKPTQHSVKELRSIGLQPDVLVCRSDHAIDIASRRKIAQFTNVEERAVIALEDADTIYKIPGILHSQGLDDFVVERFGLQCGGADLSEWEAVVDAKLNPEHEVTIAMVGKYMELLDAYKSLIEAMSHAGISNRTKVNLRYIDSEDIENQGTALLEGVDAILVPGGFGLRGVEGKITAVQYARENKVPYLGICLGMQVAVIEFARNVMGWKDANSTEFDRTSGHPVVGLITEWEDATGAVETRTETSDLGGTMRLGAQDCLLEPGSLVHDCYGKDVIVERHRHRYEVNNNLLPKIIEAGLKISGRSGDGALVEVVEAADHPWFVACQFHPEFTSTPRDGHPLFSGFVKAALTQHQKKA
- the dnaE gene encoding DNA polymerase III subunit alpha yields the protein MPASFVHLRLHTEYSLVDGLVRIKPLVKTLVGMNMPAVAVTDQNNMCSLVKFYKAAMGAGIKPICGADLWLSNKDPDNPLSRISLLAMNGVGYRNLTELISRGFIDGQRNGSIIIEREWVAEASEGLIMLSAAKEGEIGIALLGGNPQEAEVLAREWMEVFPNRFYLEIQRTNRPNDEEQLHAAVALAEKLGAPLVATNDVRFIKKEDFEAHETRVCIGEGRALDDPRRSKNYSEEQYLKSADEMAELFSDLPEALENSVEIAKRCNIEVKLGKHFLPNFPIPDGMTIDEYFRKVSFDGLEDRLSVLLPKDTTEDYEAKRQVYVDRLNFELDIIIQMGFPGYFLIVMDFIQWAKSNGVPVGPGRGSGAGSLVAYVQKITDLDPLEYDLLFERFLNPERVSMPDFDVDFCMDGRDRVIEYVAEKYGRNAVSQIITFGSMAAKAVIRDVARVQGKSYGLADRLSKMIPFEVGMTLEKAYEQEEILRDFIKVDEEAAEIWDMARKLEGVVRNVGKHAGGVVIAPTKLTDFSPIYCDEEGGGLVTQFDKDDVEAAGLVKFDFLGLRTLTIIDWALKTINRERAKIDEPPLDIAFIPLDDKPTYQLLQKAETTAVFQLESRGMKELIKKLKPDCLEDLIALVALFRPGPLQSGMVDDFINRKHGRAELAYPHSDYQYEGLKPVLAPTYGIILYQEQVMQIAQVMAGYTLGGADMLRRAMGKKKPEEMAKQRGGFIEGCASNNIDADLAGNIFDLVEKFAGYGFNKSHSAAYGLVSYQTAWLKAHYPAPFMAAVLSADMHNTDKVVTLIEEVRTMKLRLDAPDVNASEFKFTVNDEGRIIYGLGAIKGVGEGPVEAITEARQDGPFKDLFDFCARVDLKRINKRTLDGLIRSGALDRLGPYFHDEPKAYQANIDRNRAVLLTAMEEAIKAAEQTARTHDSGHADLFGGLFVEADADVYANHRKAKDLTLKERLKGEKDTLGLYLTGHPIDEYEGEIRRFARQRIIDLKPARDTQTVAGMIIALRVMKNKKGDKMGFITLDDRSGRIEASLFADAFHSAQSLLQTDAMVVVEGEVSNDDFSGGLRLRIKRVMSMEDARTNLAESLRLKVRTDALKGDQLRWLGDLLKRHRGACPVTMEYTGNDAKAMLQFGETWRIDPADGLIQALRDQFGRDNVFLQYR
- the tilS gene encoding tRNA lysidine(34) synthetase TilS, with the translated sequence MKPFKPSLSLKLLQALAPWRKAPTWHIAFSGGLDSTVLLHLLATLAKTEKLPPLSALHIHHGLQAAADAWPDHCQTVCDALGVSLRIIHVQVQPGASLERAAREARYQAFAEATGAGAVLVTAQHRDDQAETLLFRLLRGAGVRGLAAMPAQRPMGAGFLVRPLLDVSRADLEAYAREQQLSWIEDPSNADPRFSRNYLRHHVFAQLTERWPQAVSTMARSAEHLSEAHGLLEELAQMDLLAASQASAFPWLALPSLALEPLCALSEARQRNALRHWLAPLTRLPDSEHWAGWQALRDAKEDAQPLWCLADGQLHRCAGHIWWLPASWSEFSDAPVSWPHPQNPLQLSGNGQLHFSGSAPEGTLSIRYRQGGEIIELPGRGRRDLKRLLNESAVPGFIRGRLPLLYQGQQLLAVANLPGLSAGRHNGWQLHWMPPTCDQGLS
- a CDS encoding acetyl-CoA carboxylase carboxyltransferase subunit alpha; translation: MNPNFLDFEQPIADLQAKIEELRLVGNDNSLNIGDEISRLQDKSSTLTEDIFGKLTSWQIARLARHPRRPYTLDYIEHIFTEFDELHGDRHFSDDAAIVGGIARLDDQPVMVIGHQKGREVREKVRRNFGMPRPEGYRKACRLMEMAERFKMPILTFIDTPGAYPGIDAEERNQSEAIAWNLRVMARLKTPIIATVIGEGGSGGALAIGVCDQLNMLQYSTYAVISPEGCASILWKTAEKAPDAAEAMGITADRLKGLGIVDKVIGEPLGGAHRDPAAAAATIRAELSSQLAMLKKFDNEALLARRYERLMSYGL
- the rnhB gene encoding ribonuclease HII, yielding MKTQMGLDFSLVADALDLVAGVDEVGRGPLCGAVVTAAVILDPNRPILGLNDSKKLTEARREKLYDEICEKALSWHIARAEVEEIDNLNILHATMLAMQRAIEGLHITPKMAMIDGNRCPKLTMPAEAVVKGDSKVPAIAAASILAKVSRDREMAAFELIYPGYGIGGHKGYPTPVHLEALARLGPTPIHRRSFAPVRQAYEARESLIEV
- the lpxB gene encoding lipid-A-disaccharide synthase, whose translation is MAKLRIALVAGEASGDILGAGLMRALKVQHPAVEFIGVGGPLMQAEGLTSYFPMERLSVMGLVEVLGRLRELLARRKKLIQTLIEEKPDVFIGIDAPDFTLNIELKLRRAGIKTVHYVSPSVWAWRQKRVLKIREGCDLMLTLLPFEARFYEEKGVPVRFVGHTLADTIPLEADRAGARAELGLPDGPLVALMPGSRGGEVGRLGALFFDAAERLQALKPGVRFVLPCASPQRRVQIEELLVGRNLPLTLLDGGSHLALAACDAVLIASGTATLEALLYKRPMVVAYRLAPLTYWILKRMVKSPYISLPNLLAQRLLVPELLQDDATPEALAQTLLPLIDGGDEQTRGFDEIHRTLRRDASNQAAEAVLTLIGHKQEAL